From the genome of Penaeus chinensis breed Huanghai No. 1 chromosome 8, ASM1920278v2, whole genome shotgun sequence, one region includes:
- the LOC125028342 gene encoding zinc metalloproteinase nas-34-like, whose product MSPHWLAVGLLFAASLGQAERKTGKDATYLPAIDRNVENNGTEHPTLPGNHHGDEGDDILLTEEQLAAANLSRSSEELLEKLGDTMLTPEQLAAILDRKAITDVTRHWPDVNGFPHIPYTFEDDLVDKAAVRSAIQHWIDNTCLTFTEVPNTSTGERIKFIRHSSACNSYVGMVSGSGGQIINVPVWCEQSFGSLVHEVGHALGLWHEQSRSDRDAHLIILTQNIRAAALHNFNLWTTNNYGVPYDYTSIMHYGGQGFSLNAHNTIVTRDPRFQAAIGQREGLSHMDKLLVNTMYGCTDKLLITCGLASDPCQNNGYLINDCTCACPDGTSGSQCETVDTLYNDAILDISTEIVTVEKSVATVNYPNRFMFGSDFVKRIIAPECNEVKLTFTAFEVWGAVLRNIDGVSTLGCWYDALEIRTTNTTEGQWFCGTDISPGQVFQSVGGEIILYFKVGSSNMPGWSADITFVPIPSCTPSGADTTTTTSPSTTTSTSTSTTTTTSISTTTRMSTTTSTAPTTSTTPRMSTTTSTAPTTSTTTTTTSTSTTTTSTSTTTTSTSTTTTSTSTSTTTTATTTTTTTTASVGQCTSYTNNGLTNFLSPNFPDDYPPNAYCKLSGITEELATVDLLIKSLRLRAGDTLVIQNPYTPPLTLSGRRRRYKNSIPSAQFLATFTSNAAGEWMGFHAQFRPRTSSCHKVLSASPGGVIMSPRFPRKHPGRKYCEWKIMASVGKKVQLTFTHMRLGTSAQNYVAVNPTTDPYYAPGSVLSFNGFALPPGVTSDSNLMRIFFSGRRRSRGFRLMYSEF is encoded by the exons ATGTCGCCACACTGGTTAGCGGTCGGCCTCCTCTTCGCTGCCTCGCTCGGACAG gCTGAGCGGAAAACGGGGAAAGATGCTACCTATCTTCCGGCCATC GATCGGAACGTAGAGAACAACGGGACTGAACACCCTACATTACCCGGGAATCATcat GGCGACGAGGGAGACGACATCTTACTCACGGAGGAACAGCTCGCCGCAGCTAACTTGAGCAGATCGTCGGAAGAATTG CTCGAGAAACTGGGGGACACGATGTTGACCCCGGAGCAGCTAGCCGCCATCCTCGACAGGAAAGCGATCACCGACGTCACCAGACACTGGCCTGATGTCAACGGCTTCCCTCACATTCCCTATACCTTTGAGGACG ACTTGGTTGACAAGGCAGCCGTCCGGAGCGCCATCCAGCACTGGATCGACAACACCTGCCTCACCTTCACCGAGGTCCCGAACACCAGCACTGGAGAACGCATTAAGTTCATCCGACACTCATCCGCCTGTAACTCTTACGTGGGAATGGTCAGCGGCAGCGGAGGACAGATCATCAACGTGCCCGTGTGGTGTGAGCAGTCG TTTGGCAGTCTGGTGCACGAGGTCGGGCACGCTTTGGGCTTATGGCATGAGCAATCAAGGTCAGACCGAGATGCACACCTCATAATTCTCACACAAAACATCAGGGCAGCGGCGCTTCATAACTTCAACCTCTGGACGACCAACAATTATGGTGTGCCGTATGACTATACCTCTATTATGCATTACGGTGGGCAG GGCTTCTCTCTGAACGCCCACAATACGATCGTGACCAGAGACCCGAGGTTCCAAGCTGCAATTGGCCAGCGCGAAGGTCTCTCCCACATGGATAAGCTATTAGTAAACACCATGTACGGCTGTACTGACAAACTCCTCATCACGTGCGGACTAGCTAGTGATCCCTGTCAGAATAATGGTTATTTGATAAATGATTGCACGTGTGCGTGTCCTGATGGAACTTCAGGGAGCCAGTGCGAGACAGTTGATACGCTCTATAATG ATGCTATCCTAGATATTAGCACTGAGATCGTCACCGTTGAGAAATCCGTTGCAACTGTGAACTACCCTAATCGTTTCATGTTTG GTTCGGATTTCGTCAAGCGGATAATCGCCCCCGAGTGTAATGAAGTAAAATTGACCTTCACGGCATTCGAGGTGTGGGGAGCAGTTTTACGAAATATAGACGGCGTTAGCACACTCGGCTGTTGGTACGATGCCCTGGAAATCAGGACTACTAATACAACGGAAGGGCAGTG gtTCTGTGGGACGGATATTTCGCCTGGCCAAGTGTTCCAGTCTGTTGGAGGGGAAATTATTCTTTATTTCAAAGTTGGGTCAAGTAACATGCCGGGTTGGTCGGCGGACATCACCTTTGTGCCAATTCCTTCCTGCACGCCTTCGGGAGCAGATACCACCACAACTACTAGTCCTAGCACGACTACAAGCACAAGTACTAGTACGACCACAACTACAAGTATAAGTACCACTACAAGAATGTCTACAACTACAAGTACAGCGCCAACTACAAGTACCACTCCAAGAATGTCTACAACTACAAGTACAGCACCAACTACAAGtaccactacaacaacaacaagcacatcaacaacaaccacaagtacatcaacaacaaccacaagcacatcaacaacaacaacaagcacatcaacatcaacaactacaactgcaacaaccacaaccacaaccacaacggcCTCGGTTGGTCAGTGTACCTCATACACTAACAACGGACTGACTAACTTCCTTTCTCCAAACTTCCCTGACGATTATCCACCAAACGCGTACTGTAAACTTTCAGGAATTACA GAGGAGCTCGCCACAGTGGACTTACTCATCAAGTCTCTTCGGCTGCGTGCTGGCGATACCCTCGTGATCCAGAACCCTTACACGCCGCCGCTAAC CCTGTCAGGGAGAAGAAGACGATATAAGAACTCCATCCCCAGTGCACAATTCCTCGCTACTTTCACGTCCAATGCTGCCGGAGAGTGGATGGGATTCCATGCACAGTTCAGGCCGAGGACCTCCTCTTGCCACAAA GTCCTCTCCGCCAGCCCCGGGGGAGTCATCATGTCGCCGAGATTTCCCCGCAAGCACCCGGGTAGGAAGTACTGTGAATGGAAAATCATG GCGTCGGTTGGCAAGAAAGTTCAGCTGACCTTCACGCACATGCGCCTGGGAACCTCCGCTCAGAACTACGTGGCTGTGAACCCAACCACCGACCCTTACTACGCCCCTGGCTCCGTCCTTTCCTTCAACGGCTTCGCACTCCCGCCGGGCGTCACTTCGGACTCGAACCTCATGAGGATCTTTTTCTCCGGCAGGAGGCGGAGCAGGGGCTTCAGGCTGATGTATAGTGAAttttag